The Flavobacterium johnsoniae genomic sequence GTTGAAAAAGTGGTTGAAGATGTTGTTCCAGAAGAATTAAACATCACTTTGAAACCAAGAGTTGATTTTGCTAGTCAGCCAGATTTTTCTACAACTTCTGAAGTTTCTCCTTTAGAATTAACTATTGAAGAAACATTACGTCTGAGAGCTGAAGAAAGAAGAAAGAAACTAAAAGAGTTTAACTATAAATTCCATAATAATGTTTCTAGAATTGATGAGTTGGAAAAAGAACCTGCTTATAAAAGATTAGGAATTGATTTGTCTAATTCTCAATCTAATAATGCAAATTCTAGAATCTCTGTTGGAACAGACAGTAACAACGATTTACAAATACGTTCAAACAATTCGTTTTTGCACGATAACGTAGATTAGTTTTTAAAATCATAATATTAGGATGGCCCGAAAATTGGATTTAATTTTCGGGTTATTTTTTTTATCTTCGCACAGAATTTTAAAATTTGACTTTTAAGATAGTATTTTAAAAACAATATTGTCACCCTGAGCGAAGTCGAAGGGCTTTTTGTCGGAAAGGGCTTCGACTTCGCTCAGCCTGACAAACTAGAAATATTAGTTTTAATTTAAACACCTAGTTCATACATCAATTAATAAGCATTGCTTATTTTAAATACAACATAAACATGAGTTTACAAACACAAATCATGGACGAGATTAAAAACGCCATGAAAGCAAAAGATACTGTTGCTTTAGAAGCTTTAAGAGCAGTAAAATCTGAATTGTTATTAGCTTCAACAGCTTCAGGTTCTAAAGAAGAATTATCAGAAGACGAAGAAATTAAATTACTTCAAAGATTGGTTAAAACTCGTAAAGAAAGCGCAAGAATATTTACAGAACAAAACCGTCCTGATTTAGCTGAACCAGAATTGGCTCAAGTTGCGGTAATTGAGAAGTTTTTACCAGCTCAATTAAGCGAAGAAGAAGTAGAAGCTGTAGTAGCAAAAATTATTGCTGAAACGGGAGCTTCAGGAATTGCTTCAATGGGTAAAGTTATGGGATTGGCGTCTGCTCAATTAGGCGGAACTGCTGAAGGAAAAACCATTTCTACAATTGTAAAGAAATTACTTTCGTAAATATAATTTTAGATTTTAGAATGTAGATTTTAGATTAAATTTGCATTCTAAAATCATAAATCAAAAATAAACTGACCGCGTAGTTCAACTGGATAGAATATCAGATTTCGGCTCTGAGGGCTGGGGGTTCGAACCCCTCCGCGGTCACTATAAAATAAAAAAGCTTGAGAATATTTATTCTCAGGCTTTTTTTTATTTATTACAGTGGATTTAGAACTAAAATAAACTGGTAATTCGGGTTTGTTAAATAGGAAACTAACTATTATAGCTTTTCCATTTCAAAATTTAATACGATGTCAGGCAGACTTTCCAAAGTAGATTTGCAAATAGCTTTTTTTCCTTCAATTTTGATTATTTCAACGCTAACTTTTTTTCCATTCATTTCTGGTGAAGCGTTTAAGTATATTAATTCATAATTGCATTCAGAAATCCATTTGATTGTTCCTTCCAAATCTTTTAAATCAGCGTTAGATTCTTTTTGAATTTTCTCTGTTCTGGTTAGAGTTGTAATTGGCAGTTTATAGTTAGTACATTCTATTTTAAATGTCCCGGTTTTAAAATCGACACATTTTAAATTTTGTGATTTGGCAAAACTAGCAATCATTATGAATGTGAAAATAAAAAGTGTTCTCATTTATTTTGTTTAGGTTTAAATCAATGTTTACAGTGTTTTTTTGATATTAGCAATGATTACTTTAAGTCGTTTCTAAACCCCATAGGAATTAAATCTTTTTCTATTCGATTTAAATCTTTTGCTTTGAATTCTTTGAATATTGATAAAGCACTTTCAACACTTTCAATTCCAAGTTCAGCATTTGCTTTTCCCCAGCTATATAAAGCTATTTCTAGATTTGTCATAATGAGTCCTGGTTTTACTTGTGATCCATTATATTCTTTTCCTTTAATTTTTGTAAAAAAGTCCAATTTTCCACCTTCTTTTGTTTCATTAAGAATGAAAGTTTTGATTTCTGCCTGTGATTTTTTTTCTTGATTTGAGTTTTGCGAAAAGCTGTAAGTACTAATAAGAAGTAAAAGGAGTAAAATGTTTTTTTTCATAAGTTTTTTTATTTTCTTTTATATATTAATACTTTATACCACATTTCTTTAGATATAGGGTTTTCCATATCCCATTCTCTATATAAATATTCATTATCTGTCCAGACTCCTTTTGTTTCAGGATTTTCTCTTGCGCTTTCAAGTATGATTTTATTATTCTCTTTATTTTGAGTAGAAATAATTAGAGCTAATTTATAATATTGATTGTCATTTTTATTTCCAGTTGGTTTTATGTAAAGACAACCTTTACTTTGTGCAAAAATAGATTCAGATATCGAATCAATTTCAATTCTTAAACCAACCGATTCGGCATATTTTACAAATTCTACTTTATCTAATTTTAATAGCTTTTCGTATGTTTTTTTGTCAAATGATTGAGAGTGTAAATTTTGAGCAAAGACAATTATTATAAATGTGAGTAATATTTTCATTTGTTGTTGCTTTTTTTATGAAAATTACACAAAAAGGGTTTACTGTTTTATCACAATATTGCGAAACCAAACATCATTTCCGTGATCTTGAAGAGCAATTTTTCCTTTTTTGAATGTTCCAAAATCTGGCCAAGTGGCGAATTTACTTTCAGCGATTAGTTTTTTAAAATTATCATCCCAAAGTGTCGTTTCAACTACTGTCACGCCATTTAGAATTAGTGTTAATTTTCCATTTTTACTGATGATTTCGGCAGTATTCCATTCTCCAACAGGCTTTACAGGTTCAGAATTGCTTTTAATCAAATCGTATAAATCGCCAGCACGGTGTTTTGTGATTTTTCCATCGGCATGACCGTCATTGTCTAAAACTTGCATTTCTAAACCAGTGCTGTATGTGTTTTTATATTTCTGAAGATTTTCATTAACATAAAAAATAATTCCGCTATTACCGTTTTCAGAGATTTTCCAATCTAATTTTAAATGAAAATTTTCAAATTCAGCGTCTGTTACCAAATCACCGCCTTTTCCGTTTTTGATGGCTTTCGGATCAAAATGCAAAACACCGTCTTTTTCTACTTTCCATCCAGAATCGGCAGATTTTTCGCCATATGTATGCCAGCCTTTTAATGTTTTTCCATCAAAAAGTGGTTTAAAACCTTTTTGCGATTGAATAGTATTCGAAAGCAATAAAATCAAAAGTGCAGTTATAAACTTCGTCATTTTTTTTTAGAATTTTTGATGATCATATACACTGAAAACAGAAACACAACAAGATAGATAATGTCTAGTTCTGGTTTTTCAAATTTAAATGTTTTAAAATCAAATTGTTTGAACAGCGTTACGCCCAAAATAATAGCGATTACCCAAAAGATAAACAGCATTGGTTTTTTATTTTCCATGGTTTTAATTTAAAGAATATTGGTTAATAGATTATTCGTTTGTTACAATTTATCT encodes the following:
- a CDS encoding GatB/YqeY domain-containing protein gives rise to the protein MSLQTQIMDEIKNAMKAKDTVALEALRAVKSELLLASTASGSKEELSEDEEIKLLQRLVKTRKESARIFTEQNRPDLAEPELAQVAVIEKFLPAQLSEEEVEAVVAKIIAETGASGIASMGKVMGLASAQLGGTAEGKTISTIVKKLLS
- a CDS encoding 3-keto-disaccharide hydrolase, with protein sequence MTKFITALLILLLSNTIQSQKGFKPLFDGKTLKGWHTYGEKSADSGWKVEKDGVLHFDPKAIKNGKGGDLVTDAEFENFHLKLDWKISENGNSGIIFYVNENLQKYKNTYSTGLEMQVLDNDGHADGKITKHRAGDLYDLIKSNSEPVKPVGEWNTAEIISKNGKLTLILNGVTVVETTLWDDNFKKLIAESKFATWPDFGTFKKGKIALQDHGNDVWFRNIVIKQ